In Bosea sp. PAMC 26642, the DNA window GCGCTCTGCTGGATTTGGAGGGGGAACGTTTGGGCCCGGGCCGTTCTCAAGCGCGCGACAGCCTGTAATGAAAACGCCGTGCTCCCCTCTGGGAACACGGCGCCAATCTCGTAGCGAAAGCCGCAGACCTCAGTTCAGCTTGGCCTTGATTTCTTGCAGCCCGGCGCTGAAAGCGGCGTCGCCGGCCTTGCCGCCCATCTGGCTGCGCAGGATCGTCTCGGCGGCGCGTGTCGCAGCCTCGGCGGCCGCGGCCCGGACCTCGGCCTCGGCCTGGATCTCGGCCTGAGCGATCTTGTCCTCGGCCGACTTCGTGCGGCGGACGACGAACTCGTTCAGCTTCGTCTCGGCCTCCGCTGCGAGGCGCTTGGCCTCCTCATTGGCCGCGGCGATGATGCTGGCAGCCTCCGACTCGGCGGCCTTGCGCTTGGCCTCGTATTCGGCGAGCAGCTTCTCCGCGTCCTGCCGCAGGCGGCGGGCTTCGGCGAGTTCGCGCGCCACCATCTCGCCACGCGCATCGAGCGCACCGGTGATTTTCTTGTGCACGCCGAACTTGGCGAGAATGCCCATGAAGATGACGAAGGCGACGCCGACCCAGAAGGTATCCATGTGATGTCTCCTCAGCCCCGCGCCATGGCCTGATCGACCGCATTCGAAACCTCGGCTGCGCTCGGGGCCTCGCCGGTCAACTTGGTCACGATCGCGATCGCGACCTCGCTGCCGAGGCTGCGCACATTCGACATCGCCGCCGACTTGGTGCCGGCGATGCTGGCTTCGGCCGCGTCGAGCTTGGCCGAGAGCTCCGCCTCGACCGTCTTGCGCCGCTCGTCGGAAGCCTTGGCGCCGGCATCGCGTGAGGCCTGCGCGATCGACTGCGCGTTCTTGCGGGCTTCGGTCAGGGCCGTCTCATAAGCCTTGGCGGTGTCCTCGGCCTTGGCCTGCATCTGGGCGGCCTCGTCGAGATCGCGCGAGATCGCGCTCGCCCGGTCTGCCAGGATGGCGCCGACGCGCGGCAGTGCGACCTTCGACATCAGCCAGTAGAGCAGGCCGAAGGTGATCGCGAGCCAGAACAACTGCCCGGCGAAGGTCCTGGCATCGAAGGGCGGGAACGCCGCCTTTTCGCCGCTGAGCGGCGTCGCGGCCTGAGCGGCAGCGGCCACGAGCAGGGTGGCGCAAGCGACCAGTCCTCGTCCGAAGGCAGTTGCAGATCGAAGCGGCATGGAGACGCCTTTCAGCCGGGCTGTTGCGGTGGTTTCTCGACTCCGGCGCATCGAGAGGCGCCGGAGTTCAATGGTGTCGGCGTCTGACGCGAGCGTCAGAGCACGAACATCAGGACGAGCGCGACGACGAAGCAGAAGATGCCGAGGCCTTCCGCCAGCGCCGCGCCGATGAACGCGCGACCGAACTGGCCGTCGGCGGCCGACGGATTGCGCAGGGCGCCCGAGAGGAAGTTGCCGAAGATGGTGCCGACGCCGATGGCGGCGAGGCCCATTCCGAGGCAGGCGAGGCCAGCGCCGAGATACTTGGCTGCAACGGGATCCATGGTCTTTCTCCGGTGTGAAAAGCGTGAGTGGTGGGTGGACGTCTCGCGAGCTCTGGTCGGGCCTCAGTGGCCCGGATGCAGCGCATCGTTGAGATAGACGCAGGTCAGGATCGCGAAGACATAGGCCTGCAGGAAGGCGACGAGGAATTCGAGCGCGGTGAGCGCGATCGCCAGCAGCAGCGGCAGCGGCGCGATGATCAGGCCGACGCCCCCGCTCGCCAGCAGCGCGACGACGAAGCCGCCGAAGACCTTGAGCGCGATATGGCCGGCCAGCATGTTGCCGAACAGGCGAAGGGACAGCGAAATCGGCCGCGAGACGAAGGAAACGGCCTCGATAAGCACCATGAACGGCAGCAGCCAGCCTGGCACGCCCGACGGCACGAACAGGCCGAAGAAATGGCTGCCATGCTTCATGATGCCATAGACCAGCACGACGCCGATCACGAGGAAGGCGAAGGCGGCAGTGACGATGATGTGGCTGGTGACGGTAAAGGAGCCCGGCACCATGCCCAGCATGTTCGCCATCAGCACGAACATGAACAGCGAGAACACGAAGGGGAAGAAGCGCATGCCGTCCTTGCCCATCACGCCAGTGACGGTCGAGGCGACGAATTCGTAGATGATCTCGGCGAGCGACTGCAGGCGGCCGGGAACGGTGGCGCGCTGGCTCGAGCCGTAGATCATGATCACCGACACGGCGGCGACCGTCAGGACCATGAACAGCGATGCATTGGTGAAGGACAGATCGAGGCCGAACGGGCGCAGCGGCACGATCGGTCGGATTTCGAATTGGTGGATCGGATCGATTCCGCCGCCAGCCGCCATGGTTCCGTTACCCTCGTCGCGCGGCCTGACGGCCGCCTGCCTCGGTCATTCTTTCGGCGCAGCCGGTCCCGACCCGGAGGTCGGACGTGCGCCGAGCCGATAGACGGAGCGAAAACCGGCGATGGTACCGATCGCCAGGAAGGCGATCAGCAGGAACGGAGAGGTTCCCAGCCACCGGTCCGCCAGCACCCCGATAAGGGCACCCGCGATGATGCCGCCTGCGAGATCGGTTGCGGCGCGGAAACCGGAGGACATGGCGCCTGCCAGGGCTCCGTCCTTCCCAGCCCGGCTCGCGCCCGGCTTTTCGCTCTCTTCGGCCCGCTTGATCGCGGTCTTCAGGGAGCCCAGTCTTGCGCGCAACTCCGAGTCTGAGGCGTTTTTGTCAGGTTCCGACATGGCGTTGGCTCCTTTCGGATCGTGAAATGGCCACGATCCAGCAAAAAACCACTTAATCCCTGTCCAAACCCGCGCATCGAGCCGTCGTCAGCACGGCCTCCTTTATTGCCCGCCTCCCGTGCTGTCAAGGCAGACCAGCTGGGCTTAACACATTGGAATGCTTGGAAATTCAGGCAAACTGCGACATTCGCGCCGCATTGCGAAGGCGATTGTGGCCTTTTTTCAGCAGTCCTCAGACGGCCTCGCGGATGCGTTCGGCCGTCGCGAGGTCGACCGAGACCATCTGACTGATGCCGCGCTCGGCCATGGTGACGCCGAAGAGCCGGTCCATCCGCGCCATGGTAATCGGGTTGTGGGTGATCAGGATGAAGCGCGTCTGCGTGTCGCGGGACATCTCGTCGAGCAGGTCGCAATAGCGCTCGACATTGGCGTCGTCGAGCGGCGCGTCGACCTCGTCGAGCACGCAGATCGGCGAGGGGTTGGTCAGGAATACGGCGAAGATCAGCGCGGTCGCGGTCAGGGCCTGCTCGCCGCCCGAGAGCAGCGTCATCACCTGCGGCTTCTTGCCGGGCGGGCGCGCCACGATCTCCAGCCCCGCCTCGAGCGGATCATCGGAATCGACCAGCGTCAACTCGGCCGTTCCGCCGCCGAACAGCACGCCGAAGAGCCGCTGGAAATGGCCGTTGACGATCTCGAAAGCGGCCAGCAGCCGCTCGCGCCCCTCGCGGTTGAGCGCGCCGATCGCCTGGCGCAGCCGGCGGATCGCCTCGCTGAGGTCATCGCGCTCGGCCGTCATCCCCTCGCGCTTGCCCTTGATCTCGGCGAGTTCGTCCTCGGCGCGCAGATTGACCGCACCCAACCGCTCGCGTTCGGCCTTGAGCCCCGCGAGCCGGTTCTCCACCGTGCCGGCCTGCGGCAGGTCGGCGCCGGGCTTCAGGCCGGTCAGTTCCTGCAGGCCCGCCAGGGTCGTCTCCAGCCCATCCTCGATCTGCCGCGCCACATCGCCGGCGCGCTGCCGCGCAGCCTCCAGCCGCGCTTCAGCCGAAGCGCGCTGCTCGCGGGCGCCCGAAAGCCCTTCCAGCGCGGCGCGTGCCTGCCGGTCGGCTTCGGCGAGCGTGGTTTCGCCCTTGGCCAGCGCGTCGGCGGCAGCGCGCCGTGCGGCTTCCGCCGTCTCGATCTCGGCGACCAGCCGGCGACGCTCGACGAGAAAGGTGTCGGGCGCCGCCAGCAATTCGGCCTGCTCGGCCTGCACGGCCTCGATGCGACGGCGCGTCTCGTCGGCGGTCTGGCCGCCCGCCGCCGCCCGCTTGCGCCAGGCCTCGACCTCGGTCGCGATCGCGTCGCGCCGCCGCTGGCGCAGATCGGCCTCGCGCGCCAAAGTCTGGACCTGCGCCCGCGCATCCGAAGCGCCGACACGCCGCTCGCCCAACGCCACGCGCGCCTTGAGTAGAACGGTCTCGACCTCGGCGGTCGGCGCCAGCGCGGCAAAACCCTCCTGATGCACCTGCACCTGCGCCGAAGTCTCGGCAAGCGTCTGGCCGAGCCGCCCGATCGCCTCCGTCAGCGCCGAGCGTCGCGCCGCCGCCTCGCCGGCCTTGCGCTCGGCCCCGCCCAGGTGCCCCCGGGCCTCGTCGAGCGTGCGTCGCGACAGGCGCGCGGCATCGAGCGCGGCCGTCTCGGCCTGCGCGGCGAGCTTCGCCTCGGCCATCGCCGCATCGAGTCTGTCGCGCGCCGCTTCGGCCGCCTCGCGCGCGGCCTGTGCGCTGCGTTCCAGATCGCCGAGCCGGTTCTTTTCCGCGAGTCGTCGCGCGGCCGGGGAGGGCGCTTCGGCCGCGCTGGTGAACCCGTCCCAGCGCCAGACATCGCCCTCGCGGGACACCAGCATCTGCCCCGGCTGCAGTTGTGCGCGCAGCCCTGGGCCGTCGCCGCGCGAGACGATGCCGATCTGCGCAAGCCGGCGGCGCAGCACATCCGGCGCGCGCACCTGTCGCGCCAGTGCCTCGACGCCGGCGGGGAGGGCAGGATCGCCCGCGCCATCGCCGCTGTCGCGCCAATGCGTCGGCGCGGAGGCATCGGCGGCTGCGTCGAGATCGTCCCCGAGTGCCGCACCAAGCGCCGTCTCGAACCCCTTGGCGACGGTGATCGCCTCGATCACCGCCGGCCAGAGGTCGCCGGTCGCCGGCGCCAGCAGCTTCCGCAGCGTCCGGATTTCGGTCTCCAGCCGCTGCGCCTGACGGTCGGCTTCCGCCAGCGGGCTGCGCATTTGCGTTTCGCGCTCCCGGGCAGCAGCCAGCGCCGTCCGCGCAGCCGTCGCCGCAGCCTCGGTCTCGCGCATCCTTGTCTCGGCGGCAATGACAGCCTGCCGCAACCCTTCGAGCGGCGTCGCCGCGCTGCTGGCGTCGAGCGCTGCCTGCTCGCGTGTCAGACGCTCGCGTTCATTCGCTGCCTTGGCCTCCCGCTCGCGCGTCTCGCGCAGCGCCCGCTCGATCGCACCGCGCCGCGCTGCGAGTTCGGACAACTGCGCCTGCACGGCGGCGTGCTCGGCCTCTGCCGCAGCCAGTGCAGCTTCGGCCTCGCTCAGCGCGCTCGCCGCGCTGGCGCCCGTGGACGCCGCCGCGTCGCTGTCGCTTTTCAGCCCGTCATCCTCGCGGCCGAGGCGGGCAAGGCTCTCGGCGGCATCCCGCGCCACGCCGTCCTGGCGCGAAAGATCGCCCTGCAATTCGAGAAGCCGCCGGCCGAGTTCCTCGCCGCGCTGCTTCGCTCGGCGGTTCTCCGCCTCCAGTTCGTCGAGCCCGCGCTTTAGCCGCACCAGCCCGGCGGCCGCCGACGCTTCGCTCTCGCGCAGGGCCGGCAGGGCATGCGCCGCGATCGCCTGCCGTTTCGCCGCTTCCGCCTGAATACCGGTCTGATCCGCAACGGCGCGTACCGCCGCCTCCAGCGCCCGCTCGGCCAAAGCCTCCTGCGCGCGCGCCTCGTGATGGGCGATCAGCGCCAGCGTGCCCTCGGCACGCCGGATGTCGGCGGCGAGGCTGCGATAGCGCCCGGCCTGCCGCGCCTGCCGCTGTAGCGCCTCGATCTGCCCGTCGATCTCGCCGAGCACGTCTTCCAGCCGCATCAGATTGTCTTCGGCGCCCTTAAGCCGCAGCTCCGCCTCGTGCCGGCGGCTGTGCAGCCCGGCGATCCCGGCGGCGTCCTCGAGAATGCGCCGGCGCGATTGCGGCTTGGCGCTGATGATCTCGGCGATCTGCCCCTGCCGCACCAGCGCCGGCGAGCGCGCACCGGTGGCGGCGTCCGCGAAGAGCAACTGCACGTCGCGGGCGCGCACCTCCTTGCCGTTGACACGATAGGTCGAGCCCTCCTCGCGCTCGATCCGGCGCGTGACTTCGAGGACGTCGCTTTCGTTGAAGGCGGCCGGCGCCATCCGGTCGGCATTGTCGAGGGTGAGCGCGACCTCGGCCATATTGCGGCCCGGGCGCTCGTTCGAGCCGGCGAAGATGACATCGTCCATCCCCGAGCCGCGCATGTTCTTGAACGAGCTTTCGCCCATCACCCACCGCAGGGCCTCGACGAGATTGGACTTGCCGCAGCCATTTGGCCCGACGACGCCGGTCAGCCCCGGCTCGATCAGAAAGTCGGTCGGCTCGACGAAGGTCTTGAAGCCGGTGAGCTTGAGGCGCGTCAGCTGCATCGGCGCGCTTCCCCTTCTCCCCTCGGGGGAGAAGGTGGCAGCGCGAAGCGCTGACGGATGAGGGAGGTCATGCGACGGCCCGTCATCCTTCCCTCATCCGACCCGGCTACGCCGGGCCACCTTCTCCCCCAAGGGGAGAAGGAAAAAAGGCAGCCGCTCTCAGCCCGCCAGAAGCGGCTCCAGGATCTTGTCGAATTCGGCGATCGAGAGCGCACCAGAACGCTTCGTCCCATTGATGAAGAAGGTCGGCGTGGAGTCGACGCCAGCCTTGGCCCCACGATCCTTCACGACTGTGACGGCGTCATAGATATCCTGCCTTTTCAAGCAGGCCTCGAACGAATCCTGTGTGAAACCAGCCTGTTTCACCATCAAGGACAGCGCATCGACCGGTTTTTCGGTGAAGGCCCAGGTCCGCTGCTGCGAAAACAGCAGGTCCGTCATCGCCATGTATTTGTCGTTGCCGTTGCAGCGCGCCAGCATGAAGCCCGCCGTCGCCAGCGGATCGAGCGGGAATTCGCGCAGCGTGAAGCGCACCTTGCCGGTATCGATGTATTTCGCCTTCAGCGCCGGCCAGGTATCGTTGTGGAAGGCGGCGCAATGGCCGCAGGTCAGCGAGGCGTATTCGATGATCGTCACCTTGGCGTCGGCATTGCCGACCCAGACGTCCCCGAGCGGACCGGCCGCCGTCAGGTCGGCCTGCGCCTGGGCCGGGCGCGCGCCCAGTATCGCGGCGGCTGCGATCCCGGCCGTGCCGGTGAGAAGCTGTCGCCTGTTCGTCATTGCCGAAATCCCCGAAGTTCTAAAATCAGATGCGGACCTTGGAATCCGCTGCGGACCATAGAGACCATCAGGATTGTGGCAAGATCGGTTCGGCCGGTTCCGCCGCCGCTCACGAAGCCGTGTCGCCTCTGGCCTGGACCGCGCGCTGCGCCACCGAGCGGCCCAGACGCTCCAGCGCGGCCCGCAGATCGGGGTCGGCGATGCCCGACACCTGTCGCGCCACCGCCGCGACGATCTCGGGTCCGGGCGGCTCGGGACGCTTCGGCGCGACCGGCGCCGCTACCGGCCCCTGCTTGAGCACGATCTTGCCAACGGCGCGCCAACCCAGATGCGTGTTGACCCGCTCCAGCACCAACGGTGCGAGTTGCTGCATCTCCAGCGCGAAGGCGCCCTCGACCCGCACCACCATGGTCGCGGGCTGCGATGCCTCGCCCGGCGCCGGGCGCCGCCGCGGCCAGTCGATCTTGAGCGGTCGCGTGCGTTCGCTCAACCGCTCGCCGACGATCTCGGGCCACAGCGACACGATGGCGCGCCCCGCAAACCCCTGCGCGGCAAGCGCGGGCGCAAGGCAGTCGTCGATCAGGTCTGCGAGGGGTTTAGGAGCCATGAGGCATTGTGCCGGCGGCGGGATCGGGCTGCAAGCGCCGGCTGTGCAACGAGCGTCGGGGAGCAGGAACGGGCTGGCAGCCTGGCCACGTCGAGGCCCGTCCGCCGCAGGGCAGCTTTTGCTCTTCCTTCCGAACTTAACTTTCTGGTAAGGGTTTCCGGATTCCTTTCCGGTGATGACGGCCCGCCCCCGGCAGTCCAGAGCCCGTAATCAGGAGGTTGCCGCATGAAGCGGGCCATGATCGCAGCGAATGCTGCCCGTTCCATCGGTATGGGCCGCTATGGTCGCAAAGCGATCCCGCTTCTGATTGTGCTGGCTGCTCCCGCTCTGGGCGCCTGCAGCACGTCGCCTGTCGAGATCGCTTCGACGGCTGCTCCCGCGGCAAAGCAGCCCCACGAGGCTCGCAAGCGCGCCGTCGCCCTGGCGAAGGCCGACCCGCGCGAGAAGGAATGCCTTATCCGCGCGATGTATTTCGAATCGAACCGATCCAGCGAAACCGGGTTGCTCGGCGTCGGCACGGTCGTGATGAACCGGGTGGAGTCGCCGCGATATCCTGGGACGATCTGCGGCGTCGTCGGCGCACCGCGTCAGTTCGCTTCGGGAGTGCTGACGCGTCAGATGGCCGCGCGCGACCTGCCGAAGGTCGAGGCCATCGCGGAAGACATCCTCGACGGTCGGCGCAACGAAGCTGTCGGGACGGCCAAGCACTTTCATATGGCCGGGATGCGCTTTTCCTATGCCGACATGCACTACATGACGGTGGCAGGCGGGAACGCCTTCTATCTGAAGGGCGAACGGCCCGAGCGGCGTCGCATCGAGGAGCCGAACTATCAGCTGGCCGCGCTCGCTGCACCTGAATCTCCCGCCTCCGACCCCTCCATGGTGCCGACATCCTTCGCGACCGCGCCGCTCGCCTTCGCGCCGGAAACGCCCGCAGCGGCAGCTGCTGCGCCTGCAAGTCCGGCGTCGAGGCTCGTTGACAATGTGCCGCTTCCGCCCGGCCGGCCACTCGATCTCGACCTGCCCAGGAAGACCATACGAGCCTTCGTCGCGCCGCCGAAGGGTGACGCCCGCCTGGCTGCCCTGATGCCCGACACCCCCGGCCTGCGCGGCAGCCTGCCGCTGGAGCGACTGCGGTAAAGCCGGCGCGCGTCGATAGCCATGACGGTATGACGACCCCAAGACCGCCCGTAGGCATGACCGGCTTGCCGGGCCCGGCGGACGGCTTATAGACCGGTCGATGACGCCCCAAGCCTCCGACCTCCTCGCCTGGTATGACCGGCATCGCCGTGCGCTGCCATGGCGTGCCCTGCCGGGCGAGCATGCGGATCCCTATCGCGTCTGGGCCTCCGAGATCATGCTGCAGCAGACCACGATTGCAGCGGTTAAACCCTATTTCGAGCGCTTCATGGCGCGGTTTCCGACCGTCGCGGCTTTGGCGGCGGCTCCCTCCGAAGATGTCATGCAGGCCTGGGCCGGGCTCGGCTATTACTCCCGCGCCCGCAATCTCCACGCCTGCGCGAGAGCGGTCGTCGAACTCCATGCTGGGCGCTTTCCGGACACAGAGGACGGTCTGCGCAGTCTGCCCGGCATCGGCGCCTATACC includes these proteins:
- a CDS encoding DUF721 domain-containing protein; this encodes MAPKPLADLIDDCLAPALAAQGFAGRAIVSLWPEIVGERLSERTRPLKIDWPRRRPAPGEASQPATMVVRVEGAFALEMQQLAPLVLERVNTHLGWRAVGKIVLKQGPVAAPVAPKRPEPPGPEIVAAVARQVSGIADPDLRAALERLGRSVAQRAVQARGDTAS
- a CDS encoding AtpZ/AtpI family protein; translation: MSEPDKNASDSELRARLGSLKTAIKRAEESEKPGASRAGKDGALAGAMSSGFRAATDLAGGIIAGALIGVLADRWLGTSPFLLIAFLAIGTIAGFRSVYRLGARPTSGSGPAAPKE
- a CDS encoding DsbA family protein; the encoded protein is MTNRRQLLTGTAGIAAAAILGARPAQAQADLTAAGPLGDVWVGNADAKVTIIEYASLTCGHCAAFHNDTWPALKAKYIDTGKVRFTLREFPLDPLATAGFMLARCNGNDKYMAMTDLLFSQQRTWAFTEKPVDALSLMVKQAGFTQDSFEACLKRQDIYDAVTVVKDRGAKAGVDSTPTFFINGTKRSGALSIAEFDKILEPLLAG
- a CDS encoding F0F1 ATP synthase subunit A; this translates as MAAGGGIDPIHQFEIRPIVPLRPFGLDLSFTNASLFMVLTVAAVSVIMIYGSSQRATVPGRLQSLAEIIYEFVASTVTGVMGKDGMRFFPFVFSLFMFVLMANMLGMVPGSFTVTSHIIVTAAFAFLVIGVVLVYGIMKHGSHFFGLFVPSGVPGWLLPFMVLIEAVSFVSRPISLSLRLFGNMLAGHIALKVFGGFVVALLASGGVGLIIAPLPLLLAIALTALEFLVAFLQAYVFAILTCVYLNDALHPGH
- a CDS encoding F0F1 ATP synthase subunit B family protein; the encoded protein is MPLRSATAFGRGLVACATLLVAAAAQAATPLSGEKAAFPPFDARTFAGQLFWLAITFGLLYWLMSKVALPRVGAILADRASAISRDLDEAAQMQAKAEDTAKAYETALTEARKNAQSIAQASRDAGAKASDERRKTVEAELSAKLDAAEASIAGTKSAAMSNVRSLGSEVAIAIVTKLTGEAPSAAEVSNAVDQAMARG
- a CDS encoding chromosome segregation SMC family protein, with protein sequence MQLTRLKLTGFKTFVEPTDFLIEPGLTGVVGPNGCGKSNLVEALRWVMGESSFKNMRGSGMDDVIFAGSNERPGRNMAEVALTLDNADRMAPAAFNESDVLEVTRRIEREEGSTYRVNGKEVRARDVQLLFADAATGARSPALVRQGQIAEIISAKPQSRRRILEDAAGIAGLHSRRHEAELRLKGAEDNLMRLEDVLGEIDGQIEALQRQARQAGRYRSLAADIRRAEGTLALIAHHEARAQEALAERALEAAVRAVADQTGIQAEAAKRQAIAAHALPALRESEASAAAGLVRLKRGLDELEAENRRAKQRGEELGRRLLELQGDLSRQDGVARDAAESLARLGREDDGLKSDSDAAASTGASAASALSEAEAALAAAEAEHAAVQAQLSELAARRGAIERALRETREREAKAANERERLTREQAALDASSAATPLEGLRQAVIAAETRMRETEAAATAARTALAAARERETQMRSPLAEADRQAQRLETEIRTLRKLLAPATGDLWPAVIEAITVAKGFETALGAALGDDLDAAADASAPTHWRDSGDGAGDPALPAGVEALARQVRAPDVLRRRLAQIGIVSRGDGPGLRAQLQPGQMLVSREGDVWRWDGFTSAAEAPSPAARRLAEKNRLGDLERSAQAAREAAEAARDRLDAAMAEAKLAAQAETAALDAARLSRRTLDEARGHLGGAERKAGEAAARRSALTEAIGRLGQTLAETSAQVQVHQEGFAALAPTAEVETVLLKARVALGERRVGASDARAQVQTLAREADLRQRRRDAIATEVEAWRKRAAAGGQTADETRRRIEAVQAEQAELLAAPDTFLVERRRLVAEIETAEAARRAAADALAKGETTLAEADRQARAALEGLSGAREQRASAEARLEAARQRAGDVARQIEDGLETTLAGLQELTGLKPGADLPQAGTVENRLAGLKAERERLGAVNLRAEDELAEIKGKREGMTAERDDLSEAIRRLRQAIGALNREGRERLLAAFEIVNGHFQRLFGVLFGGGTAELTLVDSDDPLEAGLEIVARPPGKKPQVMTLLSGGEQALTATALIFAVFLTNPSPICVLDEVDAPLDDANVERYCDLLDEMSRDTQTRFILITHNPITMARMDRLFGVTMAERGISQMVSVDLATAERIREAV
- a CDS encoding F0F1 ATP synthase subunit C, coding for MDPVAAKYLGAGLACLGMGLAAIGVGTIFGNFLSGALRNPSAADGQFGRAFIGAALAEGLGIFCFVVALVLMFVL
- a CDS encoding cell wall hydrolase, whose amino-acid sequence is MKRAMIAANAARSIGMGRYGRKAIPLLIVLAAPALGACSTSPVEIASTAAPAAKQPHEARKRAVALAKADPREKECLIRAMYFESNRSSETGLLGVGTVVMNRVESPRYPGTICGVVGAPRQFASGVLTRQMAARDLPKVEAIAEDILDGRRNEAVGTAKHFHMAGMRFSYADMHYMTVAGGNAFYLKGERPERRRIEEPNYQLAALAAPESPASDPSMVPTSFATAPLAFAPETPAAAAAAPASPASRLVDNVPLPPGRPLDLDLPRKTIRAFVAPPKGDARLAALMPDTPGLRGSLPLERLR
- a CDS encoding F0F1 ATP synthase subunit B family protein; translation: MDTFWVGVAFVIFMGILAKFGVHKKITGALDARGEMVARELAEARRLRQDAEKLLAEYEAKRKAAESEAASIIAAANEEAKRLAAEAETKLNEFVVRRTKSAEDKIAQAEIQAEAEVRAAAAEAATRAAETILRSQMGGKAGDAAFSAGLQEIKAKLN